TCTCCTTCACGCACCACCACCTCGGCGGGCGCCAGCGTGAGCAAGGCCAGCAGGAGGGAACTCTTCATTGGAACACGATCTCCCTTCCGGCCCGAACGGTGGCCGCTGGAGTGGTGACCGAGAGCGACTGGCGGGCCGGATCCTCGAGCTCGGCGTCCACCCGTCCGCGGAGAACGGTCAGGTCCGTACGCACCTGCCCGGGCCTCGCGCGCGTCTCGGCGATGCCGATCAGCGCATCCTGGCCGAGGTTCACCACGCTGCCGTTGGCGAAGACGATCTGAGCTCCCGCGCCCGCCACGGTCCGCACCTTGTCGTTCTCGAAGAGGGGCATGCCCTCCTGGGCGGGGAGCCACTCATCTCCCGCCGCGCGTTTTACCTTCACGTCCCCTTGCAACCCCTTGAGTTGAGCACGCCGCACCGGCTCCGGTACGGCCGGCACATGCACTGCGGCCGCGGGCTTCTCGTCGGCGGGACAGCCCACCGACAGCGCCGCGAGCGCGAGGACGAACACACTATAGGACCAGCGACTGTTCACGAGATGAGTTCCAGTCCCCAGTGTACCGGGGATTGGACCCGGCACCCAGGGGCCCGGTCACAGGCGCTCGGTCGGTTCAGTCCAGTCGTCGATGTTGCAGGCACGGCAGATTCCTGCGGATGCGCGCGAGCAACTCGGGGTCCACCGGGGCGATCGCCAGGCCCTCGCCCTCGGAGGCGCGGGCCGTCACCAGTCCCCAGGGGTCCACCACCATGGCGTGGCCCCAGGTGACGCGCTGCGGGGAGTGCCGTCCGCCCTGCGCCGGAGCGAAGAGGTAGCACTGGTTCTCGATGGCGCGCGCCCGCAGCAGCACCTCCCAGTGGTCCTTGCCCGTCATCAGCGTGAAGGCGGCTGGGACGGCCAGCAACGTGGCGCCCTCGTGCGCCAGGCGCCGGTACAGCTCGGGGAAGCGCAGGTCGTAGCAGATGGACAGGCCCAGCCGGCCCAGCTCCGTGTCGGCCACCACCACGTCGGTGCCCGGCGCCACCGCCGCCGACTCGCGGTAGGGCGTGCCGTCGCCCACGTCCACGTCGAAGAGGTGGATCTTCCGGTACACCGCCAGCCGCGAGCCATCCGGTCCGAAGAGGACGGTGGTGTTGTAGAGGCGACCTCCGGGCGCGCCCGTCTCCAGGATGGAGCCGGCCAGGAGCGTCACCTTCCGCTCGCGCGCCAGCTCGGCCATGCGCGAGAGCGTCGGCCCGTCGAGTGTCTCCGCGGCGCCAGAGCGCTCGGACTCCGGTCCCATCCAGCTGAAGTTCTCGGGGAGGCCCACCAAGCGCGCTCCCAGGTCGGCGGCCCGCCGGACGAGCCGGGTGGCCGAGTCGAGGTTGTGGGCCTTGTCCGCGGTGGACACCATCTGTGCTGCGGCGAGCAGGTACATGATGGGGGCGTTATAACGATTCCCGTCCGTGGAAACCCCGGGAATCCCTGCCCCTGGGAGGACTGTTCGATGTCAGGACAAGGGGTGCGTCATCCTTTACACCCCGAGGTGGCGTGTGCTACGGACGCCGCCGACATTTTTCGACGCAGTTCCTCGAAAAGTGGGCCGTCGTGCCCGCTTTTCGTGTTTTTGGAGTCCGGAGTCTTTTAAGCGGCCTATGGCGGAGAACATCAAGCAAACGGTGGAAGCAAGGGCGCAAGAGCTGCTCGAGCCCATCGTTGCGGGCGAGGGGCTGGAGCTCCTCGAGGTGGAATTCGTCCGCGAGCGCGAGGGCTGGGTCCTGCGCCTGTTCATCGACAAGCCGGGTGGACGGGTGGGTCTGGACGAGTGCTCGCAGGTGTCGCGCGCGGTGGACACGGTGCTGGACGTGGAGGACATCGTCCCCCACGAAT
This is a stretch of genomic DNA from Archangium violaceum. It encodes these proteins:
- a CDS encoding FecR family protein; translation: MNSRWSYSVFVLALAALSVGCPADEKPAAAVHVPAVPEPVRRAQLKGLQGDVKVKRAAGDEWLPAQEGMPLFENDKVRTVAGAGAQIVFANGSVVNLGQDALIGIAETRARPGQVRTDLTVLRGRVDAELEDPARQSLSVTTPAATVRAGREIVFQ
- a CDS encoding carbon-nitrogen hydrolase family protein, whose translation is MYLLAAAQMVSTADKAHNLDSATRLVRRAADLGARLVGLPENFSWMGPESERSGAAETLDGPTLSRMAELARERKVTLLAGSILETGAPGGRLYNTTVLFGPDGSRLAVYRKIHLFDVDVGDGTPYRESAAVAPGTDVVVADTELGRLGLSICYDLRFPELYRRLAHEGATLLAVPAAFTLMTGKDHWEVLLRARAIENQCYLFAPAQGGRHSPQRVTWGHAMVVDPWGLVTARASEGEGLAIAPVDPELLARIRRNLPCLQHRRLD